A portion of the Ascaphus truei isolate aAscTru1 chromosome 14, aAscTru1.hap1, whole genome shotgun sequence genome contains these proteins:
- the UBXN7 gene encoding UBX domain-containing protein 7 isoform X1 yields the protein MAAAAAADGVSPQLLREFTTITGASESVGKHMLEACNHNLEMAVTMFLDGGGIAEEPSTSSAGASSAHAAAEDEVRAPIPQKQEILVEPEIFGAPKRRRPARSIFDGFRDFQTETIRQEQELRNGATVDKKLTTLADLFRPPIDIMHKGSFETAKECGQLQNKWLMINIQNVQDFACQCLNRDIWSNESVKTIVREHFIFWQVYHDSEEGQRYIQFYKLSDFPYVSILDPRTGQKLVEWHQLDVTSFLEQVTGFLGEHGQLDGLSSSPPKKKRMRSESLIDASEDSQLEAAIRASLQETHFDSAANKQDGRYEQESDSELYSGSEEFISVCGSDNDEEERPVAASPTEPETCSKARKSPHKDMSYRRDEVRRTQPAAEEKAETETSIHQLPPETPPAEEQLGTPGCSGEGTDSNGPKAKLMLRYPDGKREQIVLPEQAKLMALVRHVQLNGYPNERFELLTNFPRRKLSHLDYDVTLQEAGLCPQETVFVQERN from the exons atggcggcggcagcgGCGGCTGACGGGGTGTCCCCGCAGCTGCTCAGGGAGTTCACAACCATTACCG GTGCCAGTGAAAGCGTTGGCAAGCATATGCTAGAAGCTTGTAATCACAACCTAGAGATGGCAGTCACCATGTTCCTGGATGGGGGAGGCATAGCAGAGGAACCCAGCACAAGCTCGGCTGGGGCGTCCTCAGCCCATGCTGCTGCAGA AGATGAGGTTCGGGCACCAATCCCACAGAAGCAAGAAATCCTTGTGGAGCCCGAGATATTTGGCG CTCCTAAAAGACGGAGACCAGCTCGTTCGATATTCGATGGGTTTCGGGATTTCCAGACCGAAACCA TCCGGCAGGAGCAGGAGCTGCGGAACGGAGCTACAGTGGATAAGAAGCTTACCACATTGGCCGACCTTTTCCGACCGCCCATCGACATCATGCACAAAGGCAGCTTTGAGACG GCCAAGGAGTGTGGGCAGCTACAGAACAAGTGGCTGATGATCAACATCCAGAATGTGCAGGACTTTGCGTGCCAGTGCTTAAACCGCGATATCTGGAGCAACGAATCTGTGAAGACCATTGTCCGGGAACACTTCATCTTTTGGCAG GTTTATCATGACAGCGAAGAGGGGCAGAGATACATCCAGTTCTACAAGCTGTCCGACTTCCCCTATGTCTCCATCCTGGACCCTCGCACCG GTCAGAAGTTAGTGGAATGGCACCAGCTGGACGTGACTTCCTTCCTGGAGCAAGTGACTGGGTTTTTAGGGGAGCATGGGCAGCTTGACGGTCTCTCCAGCAGCCCTCCGAAAAAAAAGCGCATGCGCTCT GAAAGCCTCATCGATGCTAGTGAGGACAGCCAGCTGGAAGCAGCCATCCGGGCTTCCCTGCAGGAGACTCACTTCGATTCTGCAGCCAACAAACAAGATGGCCGGTATGAGCAAGAGTCCGATTCCGAGCTCTACTCCGGCAGTGAGGAATTCATCTCCGTGTGCGGATCCGACAACGACGAGGAAGAGAGGCCAGTAGCAGCCTCACCGACTGAGCCGGAGACCTGCAGTAAGGCCAGGAAGTCCCCTCACAAGGATATGAGTTACAGGAGAGACGAGGTGCGCAGGACGCAGCCGGCAGCAGAGGAgaaggcagagacagagacatcAATTCACCAACTGCCACCAGAGACACCTCCTGCTGAAGAGCAACTCGGGACACCTGGGTGTTCTGGTGAAGGAACCGATAGCAATG GACCAAAAGCAAAACTGATGCTGCGATATCCAGATGGGAAAAGGGAACAGATTGTGTTACCAGAACAGGCCAAATTAATG GCCTTGGTGAGACACGTCCAGCTGAATGGCTACCCCAACGAGCGCTTTGAGTTACTCACCAACTTCCCCCGGCGGAAACTGTCACACCTGGACTATGATGTCACGTTACAAGAAGCAGGCTTGTGTCCACAAGAGACTGTATTTGTGCAGGAGAGGAATTGA
- the UBXN7 gene encoding UBX domain-containing protein 7 isoform X2 produces the protein MLEACNHNLEMAVTMFLDGGGIAEEPSTSSAGASSAHAAAEDEVRAPIPQKQEILVEPEIFGAPKRRRPARSIFDGFRDFQTETIRQEQELRNGATVDKKLTTLADLFRPPIDIMHKGSFETAKECGQLQNKWLMINIQNVQDFACQCLNRDIWSNESVKTIVREHFIFWQVYHDSEEGQRYIQFYKLSDFPYVSILDPRTGQKLVEWHQLDVTSFLEQVTGFLGEHGQLDGLSSSPPKKKRMRSESLIDASEDSQLEAAIRASLQETHFDSAANKQDGRYEQESDSELYSGSEEFISVCGSDNDEEERPVAASPTEPETCSKARKSPHKDMSYRRDEVRRTQPAAEEKAETETSIHQLPPETPPAEEQLGTPGCSGEGTDSNGPKAKLMLRYPDGKREQIVLPEQAKLMALVRHVQLNGYPNERFELLTNFPRRKLSHLDYDVTLQEAGLCPQETVFVQERN, from the exons ATGCTAGAAGCTTGTAATCACAACCTAGAGATGGCAGTCACCATGTTCCTGGATGGGGGAGGCATAGCAGAGGAACCCAGCACAAGCTCGGCTGGGGCGTCCTCAGCCCATGCTGCTGCAGA AGATGAGGTTCGGGCACCAATCCCACAGAAGCAAGAAATCCTTGTGGAGCCCGAGATATTTGGCG CTCCTAAAAGACGGAGACCAGCTCGTTCGATATTCGATGGGTTTCGGGATTTCCAGACCGAAACCA TCCGGCAGGAGCAGGAGCTGCGGAACGGAGCTACAGTGGATAAGAAGCTTACCACATTGGCCGACCTTTTCCGACCGCCCATCGACATCATGCACAAAGGCAGCTTTGAGACG GCCAAGGAGTGTGGGCAGCTACAGAACAAGTGGCTGATGATCAACATCCAGAATGTGCAGGACTTTGCGTGCCAGTGCTTAAACCGCGATATCTGGAGCAACGAATCTGTGAAGACCATTGTCCGGGAACACTTCATCTTTTGGCAG GTTTATCATGACAGCGAAGAGGGGCAGAGATACATCCAGTTCTACAAGCTGTCCGACTTCCCCTATGTCTCCATCCTGGACCCTCGCACCG GTCAGAAGTTAGTGGAATGGCACCAGCTGGACGTGACTTCCTTCCTGGAGCAAGTGACTGGGTTTTTAGGGGAGCATGGGCAGCTTGACGGTCTCTCCAGCAGCCCTCCGAAAAAAAAGCGCATGCGCTCT GAAAGCCTCATCGATGCTAGTGAGGACAGCCAGCTGGAAGCAGCCATCCGGGCTTCCCTGCAGGAGACTCACTTCGATTCTGCAGCCAACAAACAAGATGGCCGGTATGAGCAAGAGTCCGATTCCGAGCTCTACTCCGGCAGTGAGGAATTCATCTCCGTGTGCGGATCCGACAACGACGAGGAAGAGAGGCCAGTAGCAGCCTCACCGACTGAGCCGGAGACCTGCAGTAAGGCCAGGAAGTCCCCTCACAAGGATATGAGTTACAGGAGAGACGAGGTGCGCAGGACGCAGCCGGCAGCAGAGGAgaaggcagagacagagacatcAATTCACCAACTGCCACCAGAGACACCTCCTGCTGAAGAGCAACTCGGGACACCTGGGTGTTCTGGTGAAGGAACCGATAGCAATG GACCAAAAGCAAAACTGATGCTGCGATATCCAGATGGGAAAAGGGAACAGATTGTGTTACCAGAACAGGCCAAATTAATG GCCTTGGTGAGACACGTCCAGCTGAATGGCTACCCCAACGAGCGCTTTGAGTTACTCACCAACTTCCCCCGGCGGAAACTGTCACACCTGGACTATGATGTCACGTTACAAGAAGCAGGCTTGTGTCCACAAGAGACTGTATTTGTGCAGGAGAGGAATTGA
- the UBXN7 gene encoding UBX domain-containing protein 7 isoform X3, giving the protein MLLQKMRFGHQSHRSKKSLWSPRYLALLKDGDQLVRYSMGFGISRPKPGAAVRQEQELRNGATVDKKLTTLADLFRPPIDIMHKGSFETAKECGQLQNKWLMINIQNVQDFACQCLNRDIWSNESVKTIVREHFIFWQVYHDSEEGQRYIQFYKLSDFPYVSILDPRTGQKLVEWHQLDVTSFLEQVTGFLGEHGQLDGLSSSPPKKKRMRSESLIDASEDSQLEAAIRASLQETHFDSAANKQDGRYEQESDSELYSGSEEFISVCGSDNDEEERPVAASPTEPETCSKARKSPHKDMSYRRDEVRRTQPAAEEKAETETSIHQLPPETPPAEEQLGTPGCSGEGTDSNGPKAKLMLRYPDGKREQIVLPEQAKLMALVRHVQLNGYPNERFELLTNFPRRKLSHLDYDVTLQEAGLCPQETVFVQERN; this is encoded by the exons ATGCTGCTGCAGA AGATGAGGTTCGGGCACCAATCCCACAGAAGCAAGAAATCCTTGTGGAGCCCGAGATATTTGGCG CTCCTAAAAGACGGAGACCAGCTCGTTCGATATTCGATGGGTTTCGGGATTTCCAGACCGAAACCA GGCGCCGCAGTCCGGCAGGAGCAGGAGCTGCGGAACGGAGCTACAGTGGATAAGAAGCTTACCACATTGGCCGACCTTTTCCGACCGCCCATCGACATCATGCACAAAGGCAGCTTTGAGACG GCCAAGGAGTGTGGGCAGCTACAGAACAAGTGGCTGATGATCAACATCCAGAATGTGCAGGACTTTGCGTGCCAGTGCTTAAACCGCGATATCTGGAGCAACGAATCTGTGAAGACCATTGTCCGGGAACACTTCATCTTTTGGCAG GTTTATCATGACAGCGAAGAGGGGCAGAGATACATCCAGTTCTACAAGCTGTCCGACTTCCCCTATGTCTCCATCCTGGACCCTCGCACCG GTCAGAAGTTAGTGGAATGGCACCAGCTGGACGTGACTTCCTTCCTGGAGCAAGTGACTGGGTTTTTAGGGGAGCATGGGCAGCTTGACGGTCTCTCCAGCAGCCCTCCGAAAAAAAAGCGCATGCGCTCT GAAAGCCTCATCGATGCTAGTGAGGACAGCCAGCTGGAAGCAGCCATCCGGGCTTCCCTGCAGGAGACTCACTTCGATTCTGCAGCCAACAAACAAGATGGCCGGTATGAGCAAGAGTCCGATTCCGAGCTCTACTCCGGCAGTGAGGAATTCATCTCCGTGTGCGGATCCGACAACGACGAGGAAGAGAGGCCAGTAGCAGCCTCACCGACTGAGCCGGAGACCTGCAGTAAGGCCAGGAAGTCCCCTCACAAGGATATGAGTTACAGGAGAGACGAGGTGCGCAGGACGCAGCCGGCAGCAGAGGAgaaggcagagacagagacatcAATTCACCAACTGCCACCAGAGACACCTCCTGCTGAAGAGCAACTCGGGACACCTGGGTGTTCTGGTGAAGGAACCGATAGCAATG GACCAAAAGCAAAACTGATGCTGCGATATCCAGATGGGAAAAGGGAACAGATTGTGTTACCAGAACAGGCCAAATTAATG GCCTTGGTGAGACACGTCCAGCTGAATGGCTACCCCAACGAGCGCTTTGAGTTACTCACCAACTTCCCCCGGCGGAAACTGTCACACCTGGACTATGATGTCACGTTACAAGAAGCAGGCTTGTGTCCACAAGAGACTGTATTTGTGCAGGAGAGGAATTGA